The candidate division WOR-3 bacterium genome contains the following window.
TCTTCCACATGAACCTTGAAAAGCTCTTCCACTGCTTTTTTTATTTCATGTTTATTGGAATCCATAGCAACTTCAAAAACATATTTCCCTAAAGACATAGCTAAATTCGCTCTTTCTGTGATAATAGGTCTTATTACAATATCTCTATAATCCTTACTCCTCATTTAAAAACCTCCACAAGAGTTCCGAGAGCATCTTTAGTTAGAACTAACCAATCATTCTCTAAAACCTTATAAGCATTAACGAGACTCGCCGGGATAATATCTACACCTTCTATATTTCTGCAAGACTTATAGAAATTCTCATTTTCACCTTTATAAAGCAATAAAATTTTCTCTCCATAAATTCCAATTGCCTTTAGGGTATCAGCCATCTTCTTCGTTGATGGCTTATCAAACCTTTCTTCTTCAATTACTATAAAATGTCCATCAGATACTCTTTTAGAAATTGCTGATTTAAGAGCTTTTCTTTTAATCTTTTTATTAATTTTAAAATTTACCTCTCTTGGTCGTGGACCAAAAACAACACCTCCTCCCACCCAAAGCGGAGATCTTCGTGAACCGGCTCTAGCCCTACCCGTTCCCTTTTGTCTCCAGGGTTTCCTCCCACTTCCAGCAACTTCTCCCCTATTCTTTACCTTAGCAGTGAACTGCCTCTGTTTTGCAAGATA
Protein-coding sequences here:
- a CDS encoding 50S ribosomal protein L23, translating into MRSKDYRDIVIRPIITERANLAMSLGKYVFEVAMDSNKHEIKKAVEELFKVHVEEVNTVIVKGKRRGFGRSLGKKKDWKKAIVSLREGESIPLFEGA
- the rplD gene encoding 50S ribosomal protein L4, producing MPVEVKCYNKIGKEEERITLEGELFESKFDETAVYYAVLDYLAKQRQFTAKVKNRGEVAGSGRKPWRQKGTGRARAGSRRSPLWVGGGVVFGPRPREVNFKINKKIKRKALKSAISKRVSDGHFIVIEEERFDKPSTKKMADTLKAIGIYGEKILLLYKGENENFYKSCRNIEGVDIIPASLVNAYKVLENDWLVLTKDALGTLVEVFK